A genomic window from Bacilli bacterium includes:
- a CDS encoding NUDIX hydrolase — protein sequence MTSQNSWEEKTVKTEVVFTGKMIDLAIEHVTLPNGKPATREVVRHPGAVAVLAVHDGKMLVVEQYRKALGRTQVEIPAGKLEPGEEPIRAARRELEEETGYRCKSLVPVHSFYTAPGFSDEIIHLYWAEDLQKGEANPDEDEFLTVSAITPAEAEMLIRDSRISDAKTLLAYYIWRQYIKTGVMGL from the coding sequence ATGACATCGCAAAATTCATGGGAAGAGAAAACAGTCAAAACGGAAGTTGTGTTTACCGGCAAGATGATCGATCTCGCGATTGAGCACGTCACGCTGCCAAACGGCAAGCCGGCGACGCGGGAAGTCGTGCGGCATCCCGGCGCGGTGGCCGTATTGGCCGTGCATGACGGCAAAATGCTGGTCGTCGAGCAATACCGCAAAGCGCTCGGCAGAACGCAGGTGGAAATCCCGGCAGGGAAGCTGGAGCCGGGCGAGGAGCCTATAAGAGCGGCGCGCCGCGAACTGGAGGAGGAGACGGGCTATCGGTGCAAATCGCTGGTACCCGTTCATTCGTTTTATACCGCGCCGGGCTTTTCCGATGAAATCATCCATTTATATTGGGCCGAAGATTTGCAAAAGGGCGAGGCCAATCCCGATGAAGACGAGTTTTTGACCGTCAGCGCCATTACGCCGGCGGAAGCGGAGATGCTCATTCGCGATTCCCGGATCAGCGACGCGAAAACGCTCCTCGCTTATTACATTTGGCGGCAATATATAAAGACAGGCGTGATGGGATTATGA